Below is a genomic region from Panthera tigris isolate Pti1 chromosome E1, P.tigris_Pti1_mat1.1, whole genome shotgun sequence.
GTCCACCACATTCTCCACCTCTGTGGGCAGGGTGGAAGTCAGGGCACAGGTGGAGGGCGCTGCCCTCATCCTTCCCTCTCACTTCTCACCTAGGCGGGTATGGGGGCTACTGGTGCACCCCCCGGCTGGGCTCCTGTCTGACTCACCAGCAAACCTGCCAAGTGGGATTCGATCCAGCATGGCCTTGGCCTTCTGGGGGTCGCTCCAGTTGGCCTGGGCCATGGGGGTCATCACCACTGTGGGGTTCACCGCATTCACGCGGATCTGCACCAGGACAGACAGGAGGTCAGCAAGGCAGGCTAGGCGCCCAGGGCATGAGGGCTGGGTGTTGGGAGGCGTCCCAGGGGGGCTCACCTTGTGTGGCCCAAGCTCCAGAGCCATCACCCTGGTCAGCATGTCCATGGCACCCTTGGTAGAACCTGTGAGGAGTGGCGTGCCTGGAGCCCGACGGCAGCAGGCTTGGGGGTCGGTGGGGTTCGGGCGGGAGCACACCTGGGGCTTACTCACAGTAGATGCTGTGGTTGGTTATTGCGCGCTGTGAGGCCTGGCTGGAGATATTCACGATGGCCCCCGGGGCCCCCCTAGCTATCAGGCCCCTCGCCACGATCTGGAATTGCAGAGGGAGCGTGAGGCAGAACTCGTCACCCACTAgttcccaccccagccctgaaGGCGGCTCACCTGAGACACCTGGATGACAGCCCGCAGGTTCACATCGAAGGATCTGGAGGCAGATGGAGAGACCCCGGTCAGGGACTGGGGCTGCTGCTGCAGGGGACAGCCCTGTCCCCGGGGGCGTCTACCCTGGTCAGCTCACGTGTCACACGCCTCCTTGGTGACCTCCAGGAAGGGCTGCAGCAGCGCCACGGCGGCGTTGTTCACCAGCAGGTCCACGGGGCCCACACTGCCCAGTGCCCGCTCCGTGGCGTCCCAGTCACCCAGGTCCACACACACGGGCTCCACCCCAGGACACTGTGCGTAGCGGGGGGAGGGACAGCTACCAGCGGCTCCCCGCCCCAAAAGGGGCGCTGCCTCACCGATCTTTCAGCCTGACAGGGGGCGGGGCTAGAGGTCCCAGAGGATACCTTCTTGGGGTTCAGAACGCAGGCTGCTGAGGGAGGTGGTAGAGGACCTAACGCGGTCCCTGGGCATCTCCGGGCTTGGTGACCTGGAGGCTGGCCCCGCCTCCTGCCGGTCCACTTCCTGCGTCCCAAGGCCCCGGGCCGGCAAAGCAGCCATTTCTGCCTCCTTCCAAGCCCAGGGGGCGTTGCCGTTCCACCGGAGGCCGCGCGCCCTGGGAGGGGCTGCTCAGGGTCCTGGGTCAGCCCCTGCGCCCCGCGCCTGCGCGTCCCGGCCCTctcgccacccccacccccgccccgcccgcctccCGCCGCCCCCGGGGCCGGGACAGAGCTGCGCCTACCTCGACGACCAGGCTGT
It encodes:
- the DCXR gene encoding L-xylulose reductase isoform X2; translated protein: MDLGLAGRRALVTGAGKGIGRGTVKALHAAGVQVVALSRTRADLDSLVVEPLPGRAASGGTATPPGLGRRQKWLLCRPGALGRRKWTGRRRGQPPGHQARRCPGTALGPLPPPSAACVLNPKKPFLEVTKEACDTSFDVNLRAVIQVSQIVARGLIARGAPGAIVNISSQASQRAITNHSIYCSTKGAMDMLTRVMALELGPHKIRVNAVNPTVVMTPMAQANWSDPQKAKAMLDRIPLGRFAEVENVVDVILFLLSDRSSMTTGSTVPVDGGFLAT
- the DCXR gene encoding L-xylulose reductase isoform X1; this encodes MDLGLAGRRALVTGAGKGIGRGTVKALHAAGVQVVALSRTRADLDSLVVEPLPGRAASGGTATPPGLGRRQKWLLCRPGALGRRKWTGRRRGQPPGHQARRCPGTALGPLPPPSAACVLNPKKCPGVEPVCVDLGDWDATERALGSVGPVDLLVNNAAVALLQPFLEVTKEACDTSFDVNLRAVIQVSQIVARGLIARGAPGAIVNISSQASQRAITNHSIYCSTKGAMDMLTRVMALELGPHKIRVNAVNPTVVMTPMAQANWSDPQKAKAMLDRIPLGRFAEVENVVDVILFLLSDRSSMTTGSTVPVDGGFLAT
- the DCXR gene encoding L-xylulose reductase isoform X4, producing the protein MDLGLAGRRALVTGAGKGIGRGTVKALHAAGVQVVALSRTRADLDSLVVEPFLEVTKEACDTSFDVNLRAVIQVSQIVARGLIARGAPGAIVNISSQASQRAITNHSIYCSTKGAMDMLTRVMALELGPHKIRVNAVNPTVVMTPMAQANWSDPQKAKAMLDRIPLGRFAEVENVVDVILFLLSDRSSMTTGSTVPVDGGFLAT
- the DCXR gene encoding L-xylulose reductase isoform X3; amino-acid sequence: MDLGLAGRRALVTGAGKGIGRGTVKALHAAGVQVVALSRTRADLDSLVVECPGVEPVCVDLGDWDATERALGSVGPVDLLVNNAAVALLQPFLEVTKEACDTSFDVNLRAVIQVSQIVARGLIARGAPGAIVNISSQASQRAITNHSIYCSTKGAMDMLTRVMALELGPHKIRVNAVNPTVVMTPMAQANWSDPQKAKAMLDRIPLGRFAEVENVVDVILFLLSDRSSMTTGSTVPVDGGFLAT